In Streptomyces sp. NBC_00414, a single window of DNA contains:
- a CDS encoding DUF3592 domain-containing protein produces the protein MTVERVGGVFFASITGILCLLFASATLVRCLLRRRGVSTTAELVRFRTKVAEDGELLYFPVVTFTLPNGEKVRAEGERMSHPPRGTGEGDHTEVVYDPAVPNSVTLPSLQPGRLKTTEILSHGLASIAFAYITYRIPADTF, from the coding sequence ATGACGGTCGAACGGGTGGGGGGCGTGTTCTTCGCGTCGATCACGGGCATCCTGTGCCTGCTCTTCGCATCCGCGACGCTGGTCCGCTGCCTGCTGAGGCGGCGCGGTGTCAGCACGACGGCGGAGCTGGTGAGGTTCCGCACGAAGGTGGCGGAGGACGGCGAGTTGCTGTACTTCCCCGTGGTGACCTTCACGCTCCCGAACGGCGAGAAGGTCAGGGCGGAGGGGGAGCGCATGTCACATCCGCCCCGCGGCACGGGGGAAGGGGACCACACCGAGGTGGTGTACGACCCGGCGGTCCCGAACAGCGTGACCCTGCCCTCCCTCCAACCGGGCAGGCTCAAGACGACCGAGATCCTCTCGCATGGCCTCGCGTCGATCGCCTTCGCGTACATCACGTACCGGATCCCCGCCGACACGTTCTGA
- a CDS encoding Scr1 family TA system antitoxin-like transcriptional regulator, which translates to MPGLFRTEDYARALFAYVNPEFPDSEVDLRVAHRMKREVVIEGAKNPGSPTRHTEP; encoded by the coding sequence GTGCCGGGACTGTTCCGGACCGAGGACTACGCCCGGGCTCTCTTCGCCTACGTGAATCCGGAGTTCCCCGACAGCGAGGTGGATCTTCGGGTGGCTCACCGGATGAAGCGGGAGGTCGTCATCGAGGGGGCGAAGAACCCGGGTTCTCCCACGCGCCACACGGAACCGTAG
- a CDS encoding helix-turn-helix domain-containing protein — protein MLHESVLRTLDLPVADRFEAWTQQLGHTHAPMQLASDRAADYRGHQRVIGLGGVSVWPATFDHLVFRRTPKLVRQSDPEAFHLSLLLRGEGEAAWGRQQAAYGIRDFHINCSSRSYEITTGPDPVTIVGVEIPRALVALPTGRADQAIGRRISGREGTGALLAQFLVQLAADTNPYRPSDAPRLGTVVADLVTAVFAHAVDDDLRLPPETHDRTLVLRVKAFVNRHLADPELTPARIAAAHHVSRSHLYRVFRAENVSVAAYVRDRRLANARRDLADPALSPMPVHAVGARWGFPRAPEFTRAFRAAYGLPPGEFRRQALSAGAEADPRGRGRSAK, from the coding sequence GTGCTACACGAGTCGGTCCTGCGAACTCTGGATCTGCCGGTGGCCGACCGGTTCGAGGCGTGGACACAGCAGTTGGGGCACACGCACGCCCCCATGCAGCTGGCCAGCGACCGCGCGGCGGACTACCGCGGGCACCAGCGCGTGATCGGGCTGGGCGGCGTGAGCGTGTGGCCGGCGACCTTCGACCACCTCGTCTTCCGGCGGACACCGAAACTCGTCCGCCAGTCCGACCCCGAGGCCTTCCACCTCTCCCTGCTGCTGCGGGGCGAGGGCGAAGCCGCCTGGGGCCGACAGCAGGCCGCGTACGGGATTCGCGACTTCCACATCAACTGCTCCTCGCGGTCGTACGAGATAACCACCGGCCCCGACCCGGTCACCATCGTCGGGGTCGAGATCCCGCGGGCGCTGGTGGCGCTGCCCACGGGGCGGGCCGACCAGGCGATCGGGCGCCGGATATCGGGCCGTGAGGGAACGGGCGCGCTGCTCGCCCAGTTCCTCGTCCAACTGGCGGCGGACACCAACCCGTACCGGCCCTCCGACGCGCCCCGCCTCGGGACGGTCGTCGCCGACCTCGTCACCGCCGTCTTCGCGCACGCGGTGGACGACGACCTCCGGCTGCCGCCCGAGACCCATGACCGGACGCTGGTCCTGCGCGTCAAGGCGTTCGTCAACCGGCACCTGGCGGACCCGGAGTTGACCCCCGCCCGGATCGCCGCCGCGCACCACGTCTCGCGCAGTCACCTCTACCGCGTCTTCCGGGCCGAGAACGTCTCCGTGGCCGCGTACGTCCGCGACCGGCGACTGGCGAACGCCCGCCGGGATCTCGCCGACCCGGCCCTGAGCCCGATGCCGGTCCATGCCGTCGGGGCCCGCTGGGGTTTCCCCCGCGCTCCGGAGTTCACGCGGGCCTTCCGCGCCGCGTACGGCCTCCCGCCGGGTGAGTTCCGCAGACAGGCGCTGTCCGCGGGCGCGGAGGCGGATCCGCGGGGCCGTGGACGCTCCGCCAAGTAG
- a CDS encoding recombinase family protein: MSRPKLGKATITPGEPAAIYCRFSHTRDEDQTGVDRQERICRDIAERLQLRVESTHVYVDNNRSAWQRIRKRPGWEEMLRAMTADEIRHVIVYHPDRLMRQPKDLEELLSIADDKRVLLHGEANRRDLSDPDDRFILRIEVAHACRSSDDSSRRLKDALKDKAREGNPHVGNRPYGYTRDGRAIVEEEAKIVREVYRRYLDGESPNHLAQDLVARAIPTSKGKAWNPENVRHLLSSHFVAGLRFHLGEEVAVGTWPAIIDRGQWDEVQRLREYRAQAHQDTKQRPIRTYLLRGVATCSCGARMGGTNSGRYAYYRCTRSDNTDQQKCNRAISAGPLEEFVRDVAIKVLTKLDTSGYEPAATTRPEADVVADEKDRTKLEELKELWLHDDDFTTADFQSMRAPILRRLKERQRRTVKRPVVVLEGIAGPDAEASWERLESAEDYARMNAIYRFLFAAVIIGPPRRKGGPGFDTGRVEIEPNPLD; the protein is encoded by the coding sequence ATGAGCCGACCCAAGTTAGGCAAGGCCACCATCACACCGGGTGAGCCTGCCGCGATCTACTGCCGCTTCTCCCATACCCGCGACGAGGACCAGACCGGGGTGGACCGCCAGGAGCGCATCTGCCGGGACATCGCCGAACGGCTGCAACTCCGCGTCGAGTCGACACACGTCTACGTGGACAACAACCGCTCGGCATGGCAGCGCATCCGCAAGCGGCCGGGCTGGGAGGAGATGCTACGGGCGATGACGGCTGACGAGATCCGGCACGTCATCGTCTACCACCCCGACCGTCTCATGAGGCAGCCCAAGGATCTCGAAGAGCTGCTTTCCATAGCCGACGACAAGCGCGTCCTGCTGCACGGCGAGGCGAACCGACGCGATCTGTCGGACCCCGACGACCGGTTCATCCTCCGTATCGAGGTGGCCCACGCGTGCCGTTCCTCCGACGACTCATCACGCCGACTCAAGGACGCTTTGAAGGACAAGGCCCGCGAGGGCAACCCGCATGTGGGCAACCGTCCTTACGGCTACACCAGGGACGGCCGCGCGATCGTCGAGGAGGAGGCGAAGATCGTTCGAGAGGTCTACCGCAGGTATCTGGACGGCGAGTCGCCGAACCACCTGGCACAAGATCTCGTCGCACGCGCCATCCCCACGTCCAAGGGCAAGGCCTGGAACCCCGAGAACGTCCGCCATCTCCTGTCGTCCCACTTCGTGGCTGGTTTGCGATTCCACCTCGGTGAAGAAGTGGCCGTTGGGACGTGGCCCGCCATCATCGATCGAGGGCAGTGGGACGAGGTCCAGCGGCTCCGGGAGTATCGCGCCCAGGCACACCAGGACACGAAGCAGCGCCCTATTCGGACCTACCTCCTGCGCGGAGTCGCCACCTGCTCGTGCGGCGCACGCATGGGCGGCACGAACAGCGGCCGATACGCCTACTACCGGTGCACCCGCTCCGACAACACCGACCAGCAGAAGTGCAACCGCGCCATCTCCGCCGGACCGCTCGAAGAGTTCGTACGGGACGTGGCGATCAAGGTTCTGACCAAGCTGGACACCTCTGGTTACGAGCCCGCCGCCACCACACGCCCCGAAGCCGATGTCGTTGCCGATGAGAAGGACCGGACGAAGCTGGAGGAACTGAAGGAACTGTGGCTCCACGATGACGATTTCACGACGGCCGACTTCCAGTCGATGCGCGCACCCATCCTCAGGCGGCTCAAGGAACGACAGCGGAGGACCGTCAAACGGCCGGTCGTGGTCCTGGAAGGAATCGCCGGCCCGGACGCCGAAGCGAGTTGGGAACGCCTGGAGTCAGCGGAGGACTACGCGCGCATGAACGCGATCTATCGGTTCCTGTTCGCCGCCGTGATCATTGGCCCGCCGAGGCGCAAGGGTGGCCCGGGGTTCGACA